GTCGAGCTTCTTGTTGGTTTGACCGACGATTGGCTCGATGAGATTGTATGGGGCTTCTCTTGTTCCGTGCAACATCAGCTCGAACTTCTTAAGGGTTCCGGCATGAGCTCCAGGTCCCTGAAACATTATTAGtgtttacagaaaattttgtgTACAGATTATCATATAAATGTTGTGCTTTGATCTATgagaaaacaacattttaagATATCTTATCTTAGCCGATTTCGCAGCCGATTTCGATCTAGTTCTAAAAAAACGTTAGGCGAACTTAGAAAAAGGTATACAATATTTAAGTgctcaaataaaattgttcatcATGAATGCATTACTCACTTGGAATCTGGCGACAAGTCTCCATTTTCCTGTTGGATTCTCTCCCCATGTGTGTGTTGTCATGAATGGCCAGTTGGTGAATCCATCCTTTGAATCATCATCCTTTGGTCTGCGGGAAAGAATCATGGTACGGGTTCCCATTGGAGAGATCAAGTAGAGAGTGGTATCTCCACGACGAGTCGAGTTGAACGAGACAACTGCTTGAACATGTTCCAGGTAGCGGACTTCGAATTGAGATCCGGCACATCCATCAGTATTAATTTCAAGAATCAAGTTTCCATCGGCTGGGATCTCACTGAAAGCAATTTAACGTAATGATTAGTTAGGAATTTGAATGGTCATTCTGTAAAAGTGACTTACTGTGGAGTGTCAATGAGTCCAGCAGTACAGTGATAACGTGGTGGGGAAGTCTTCCAGGCCATTGCCAACATGACCATCTCTGCTGCATCAAGAACTCCAAATCCGAAAAGGTGATTGTACTCGAGTCCAACTCCATTCATTTGCCATTCAAAGTGAGAACAGTTTCCATGAGAGTCGCGGTGGTTATCGTTGATTCCGAGAGATGGGAAGTCACGGCATCTTCCGTCAAACAGGGAGTTTCTGCTTGAAGTGAGAACTGTCAAGTGTTGGAGATCTCTCCAGGTAAGAGATGGATTGGCTTCAAGAGCAAGGGCAAAGACTCCTGCCGCTTCTGGAGCAGCAGCGGAAGTTCCGGAGTGAGATCGGGTGCATCTTCCGTAGAGATCGGTAGTAGCGACTCCGGTTTCTGGGTTTCGTCCTCCATTGGAGAAAGTGGAAGCAAGGGTTGATGAACAAGATCTGaagtttgttttaatttgtgtttgaagtgaaaataaaactcGAAACATACTCATCGTAGTGAGCATTTTCTCCATTGTTAATGGCTGAATTGATCGAGATTGTCCACATGCTTGCCGCATATCCATCACAATTACAATCATCATCCTCTCCTCCGTCTCCACTGGCCCAAACAAAAATGGATCCAAGTCCGTTACGTCCCTCGTTGACACCCCTGACGATTGCTCGCATAGTGGCATTACGTGGTCCATCAACAGTCTTTCCATCATCAGTCGGTCCCCATGAAGCAGAGTAGATATGAATTTTGCTCGGCTCGTGTCCCATTGAATTGGCTTCAATGAGATCGGTCATGTAGGGTTGATCAAGCATTCTGATTCCAGCAACCTTTCCGTCATAGGCAACTCCGACTCCACAGACACCGTTGTCACGGGCGGCAACGATTTCTCCGGCGCATCGAGTTCCGTGGGAATTGAACCAGTCATCAGTGTATCTTGGATATGGGAATGGATCATTTGATGAGAAATCGTATGAAGCTTCggcattctggaaaaaaattcgattcatAAATCTACTGTAAACAGATAATTtgacgaaattttcaattttaaacatcaattttaaaaagattataaaaatcagtgaaataaatgttcaattatGTTACGTCTACAAATGAGACTTTTGAGAATCCATTTTTTGAGACAAATGGCTCTCAAGTAAGTTTTCAATAGCTTTTTGGTTATTCTAGACTTTACATTTTTGGTTTCTGATTTCTTCGAagagaaatccaaaaaaatttactggGCATTTTAGTGTTCTCAAGACAGCTTTGGAATTTAATTCAGTTTCCCTATTTTATGGCTTCACTATTTGtctcaaatatcaaaatatgtGAGTTTCTACCAAAACGATAAGACCCTGATTGTAATGTGTAATCAGACGACTTACAAAGTTGTTCTTAATATCCGGATGCATGTAATCCACTCCGTCATCCATAATCGCTGTTGTGATGTTCTTTCCAGTAAATCCCATTGCCCAagccttaaaatttttattttccaaaatttttatttttcttttcaatttgttaCCCTTTCCACATTCAAATCCAAACGAGCTTTTCCGCCAGCTTGTCCAgtgtttttctggaaaaagagCATGTTTCGGAGAGAATTTTTTGGCGCAGAGCAGCAGAACATTGGGGCgcatttttctttattctcctccctcgtttttttcttttcatgaCGAAGTTATCTCATGAACTATTTACATGGTTGGGAGGAAAGCAACGGAAAGACGAGACGAAAGGAAATTCTGATGAAGCCCTCAGGGTAGGGACAACCAAGAAAATGGATCCCTAATTTATGGGGGGAGAGGGTAGACGTTGTGCACGATcagaaaaacatcaaaaaaacttttgtgcaggtttaattaataaaagttATCAATGTTTTCGTGTCCTTAGTTCTGGAATTacgatttattaaaaaaaacgttgaagacggaaatatttttgttattctcATTATCTAATGCATACTATCTGAAATACTAGGAAATTAGTACGAACTGAACGAATTGCGTCACGTGGTTGCCTGAATTCGAAATACCAAGTAACATTATTTCTGTTCAAAATGTGTTCCTTGACTCACCAAGTACCACTGATATCCATAAAGTGGATCCGATGGAGACATGACTGCTGAAAAGTCAAACTGGCTTTCCAGTCGCTGTTCAAGCGGACGATATCCTCGCTTTGTACGGGT
This is a stretch of genomic DNA from Caenorhabditis elegans chromosome V. It encodes these proteins:
- the egl-3 gene encoding Neuroendocrine convertase 2 (Confirmed by transcript evidence), with the protein product MKNTHVDLICVFLSIFIGIGEAVDVYTNHFHVHLKEGGGLEDAHRIAKRHGFINRGQVAASDNEYHFVQPALVHARTRRSAGHHAKLHNDDEVLHVEQLKGYTRTKRGYRPLEQRLESQFDFSAVMSPSDPLYGYQWYLKNTGQAGGKARLDLNVERAWAMGFTGKNITTAIMDDGVDYMHPDIKNNFNAEASYDFSSNDPFPYPRYTDDWFNSHGTRCAGEIVAARDNGVCGVGVAYDGKVAGIRMLDQPYMTDLIEANSMGHEPSKIHIYSASWGPTDDGKTVDGPRNATMRAIVRGVNEGRNGLGSIFVWASGDGGEDDDCNCDGYAASMWTISINSAINNGENAHYDESCSSTLASTFSNGGRNPETGVATTDLYGRCTRSHSGTSAAAPEAAGVFALALEANPSLTWRDLQHLTVLTSSRNSLFDGRCRDFPSLGINDNHRDSHGNCSHFEWQMNGVGLEYNHLFGFGVLDAAEMVMLAMAWKTSPPRYHCTAGLIDTPHEIPADGNLILEINTDGCAGSQFEVRYLEHVQAVVSFNSTRRGDTTLYLISPMGTRTMILSRRPKDDDSKDGFTNWPFMTTHTWGENPTGKWRLVARFQGPGAHAGTLKKFELMLHGTREAPYNLIEPIVGQTNKKLDTVQKAHKRSH
- the egl-3 gene encoding Neuroendocrine convertase 2 (Confirmed by transcript evidence); this translates as MSPSDPLYGYQWYLKNTGQAGGKARLDLNVERAWAMGFTGKNITTAIMDDGVDYMHPDIKNNFNAEASYDFSSNDPFPYPRYTDDWFNSHGTRCAGEIVAARDNGVCGVGVAYDGKVAGIRMLDQPYMTDLIEANSMGHEPSKIHIYSASWGPTDDGKTVDGPRNATMRAIVRGVNEGRNGLGSIFVWASGDGGEDDDCNCDGYAASMWTISINSAINNGENAHYDESCSSTLASTFSNGGRNPETGVATTDLYGRCTRSHSGTSAAAPEAAGVFALALEANPSLTWRDLQHLTVLTSSRNSLFDGRCRDFPSLGINDNHRDSHGNCSHFEWQMNGVGLEYNHLFGFGVLDAAEMVMLAMAWKTSPPRYHCTAGLIDTPHEIPADGNLILEINTDGCAGSQFEVRYLEHVQAVVSFNSTRRGDTTLYLISPMGTRTMILSRRPKDDDSKDGFTNWPFMTTHTWGENPTGKWRLVARFQGPGAHAGTLKKFELMLHGTREAPYNLIEPIVGQTNKKLDTVQKAHKRSH